From the genome of Streptomyces sp. NBC_01317, one region includes:
- a CDS encoding DUF4331 domain-containing protein translates to MKSRPTSSARPRSRRVLDQSLLVLGAGALATGLGALTLAPGVSAASSHREAPLIAGDPRADNTDVYAYTSLDRPDSVTLLANWIPFEEPNGGPNFYAFGEDLRYNIKIDNTGDGVSDITYTWRFHNKVRDAANQFLYNTGPVTSLNDPDLNFRQVYDLVVSHGSKSKVLLSDVPAAPSRVGPASMPNYAALRNQAIRNVPGGGKTFAGQADDSFFADLRVFDLLYGGNLSETGQDTLAGYNVNSVALQIPKAQLALKGNPGRNPVIGVWSTTDRQGVQVSDSRAPRPAPWKQVSRLGNPLVNEVVVPLKYKDAFNTLNPDQDRTVQPVVDKVLDPILPKLIQQVYGIPAPATPRKDLFEIYLTGICKACGPIQADLNSHRLNKDASLKQIVPAEELRLNMAVPPTADPQRYGVLAGDLAGFPNGRRLTDDAIDISLQAVEGAAQTGQLVPALADGDKVDTNEVPFGTSFPYLALPHTKSVNSGPDAPERTSMKGAAAFGGLGALLLGAGGLRLRRSRGLGLSRRSG, encoded by the coding sequence TTGAAGTCCAGACCTACATCATCGGCACGACCACGCTCGCGGCGCGTGCTCGACCAGTCCCTCCTCGTCCTGGGCGCCGGCGCGCTCGCGACCGGCCTCGGCGCCCTCACCCTGGCGCCGGGCGTCAGCGCCGCCTCCAGCCACCGCGAGGCGCCGCTGATCGCGGGCGACCCGCGTGCGGACAACACCGACGTGTACGCGTACACCAGCCTGGACCGCCCCGACTCGGTCACGCTCCTGGCGAACTGGATCCCGTTCGAGGAGCCCAACGGCGGGCCGAACTTCTACGCCTTCGGCGAGGATCTCCGCTACAACATCAAGATCGACAACACCGGTGACGGCGTCTCCGACATCACGTACACCTGGCGCTTCCACAACAAGGTCCGCGACGCGGCCAACCAGTTCCTGTACAACACCGGCCCGGTCACCTCGCTGAACGACCCGGACCTCAACTTCCGTCAGGTCTACGACCTGGTGGTCTCCCACGGGAGCAAGAGCAAGGTCCTGCTCTCCGACGTACCGGCCGCCCCCTCCCGCGTGGGGCCCGCCTCCATGCCGAACTACGCCGCCCTGCGCAACCAGGCGATCCGCAACGTACCCGGCGGCGGCAAGACCTTCGCCGGCCAGGCGGACGACTCGTTCTTCGCCGACCTCCGGGTCTTCGACCTCCTGTACGGCGGGAACCTGAGCGAGACCGGCCAGGACACCCTCGCGGGCTACAACGTCAACTCCGTCGCCCTTCAGATCCCCAAGGCACAGCTCGCGCTGAAGGGGAACCCGGGCCGTAACCCGGTCATCGGCGTGTGGTCGACGACCGACCGCCAGGGCGTGCAGGTCTCCGACTCGCGCGCGCCGCGCCCCGCCCCGTGGAAGCAGGTCTCGCGCCTGGGCAACCCGCTGGTCAACGAGGTGGTCGTACCGCTGAAGTACAAGGACGCCTTCAACACGCTCAACCCGGACCAGGACCGTACGGTCCAGCCGGTCGTCGACAAGGTCCTCGACCCGATCCTGCCCAAGCTGATCCAGCAGGTGTACGGCATCCCGGCCCCGGCCACCCCGCGCAAGGACCTGTTCGAGATCTACCTGACGGGCATCTGCAAGGCGTGCGGGCCGATCCAGGCCGACCTCAACTCCCACCGCCTGAACAAGGACGCGTCGCTGAAGCAGATCGTCCCGGCGGAGGAGCTGCGCCTGAACATGGCCGTGCCGCCGACCGCCGACCCCCAGCGGTACGGCGTGCTCGCCGGTGACCTGGCGGGCTTCCCCAACGGCCGCCGCCTCACCGACGACGCCATCGACATCTCCCTCCAGGCGGTCGAGGGCGCCGCCCAGACCGGCCAGCTCGTTCCGGCCCTCGCGGACGGCGACAAGGTCGACACCAACGAGGTGCCCTTCGGGACGTCGTTCCCGTACCTGGCACTTCCGCACACCAAGTCCGTGAACAGCGGTCCGGACGCGCCCGAGAGGACCTCGATGAAGGGCGCCGCGGCCTTCGGCGGCCTCGGCGCGCTGCTGCTCGGTGCGGGCGGCCTCCGCCTTCGCCGTAGCCGCGGCCTCGGCCTCAGCCGCAGGTCCGGCTGA
- a CDS encoding tetratricopeptide repeat protein, whose protein sequence is MHRPEDPPAPAIRRRRHLRNTAITLALGAVMFTVGAIGLSPAGSGTPEPDTSVTASPASGQARGIEAMRERVRRLPKDPVSWADLGMALVQQARTTADQSTYAQAETALRRSLALLPAENLHAEIGMGALAAARHSFRDALTWARRAIATSPATPASYGVLADAHTQLGRYKDAEDAVQKMADLRPDSSSLARASYTFELRGDTGRATSLMERALRAGGTPGERAFAHTHLASLAQESGDPATALRLADAGLALAPRDPGLLAARAKAHAARGEFRQAVADYTTAVAAAPLPQYLLELGELQQSLGHRDEAEGQYAVLRAQETLSRAGRAPADVDAILFEADHGDPRRAVTMAEAAVRERPFIAVQDAYAWALHRAGRDEQALVPADRSLALGTHSALFLYHRGAIHQALGDTAAARRDLRRALAIDPSFHPLHAPAARAAVRRIDDTP, encoded by the coding sequence GTGCACCGGCCCGAAGACCCACCCGCCCCCGCGATCCGCCGGCGCAGACACCTGCGCAACACCGCGATCACTCTCGCCCTGGGAGCGGTCATGTTCACCGTCGGCGCCATCGGCCTCTCCCCCGCCGGCTCCGGCACACCCGAACCCGACACCTCGGTCACCGCTTCGCCCGCCTCCGGCCAGGCGCGCGGCATCGAGGCGATGCGCGAGCGGGTACGGCGCCTACCGAAGGATCCGGTCAGCTGGGCGGACCTCGGGATGGCGCTGGTGCAGCAGGCCAGGACCACCGCCGACCAGTCCACGTACGCCCAGGCCGAGACGGCCCTGCGCCGCTCGCTCGCACTCCTGCCGGCCGAGAACCTCCACGCCGAGATCGGCATGGGCGCCCTCGCCGCGGCCCGCCACAGCTTCCGTGACGCCCTGACCTGGGCCCGCAGGGCCATCGCGACCAGCCCCGCGACCCCCGCCTCCTACGGAGTCCTGGCCGACGCCCACACCCAACTCGGCCGGTACAAGGACGCGGAGGACGCCGTACAGAAGATGGCCGACCTGCGCCCGGACAGCTCCTCCCTGGCCCGCGCCTCCTACACGTTCGAGCTGCGCGGCGACACCGGCCGGGCCACGTCCCTCATGGAACGCGCGCTGCGGGCGGGGGGCACCCCGGGCGAGCGCGCCTTCGCCCACACCCACCTGGCCTCCCTCGCCCAGGAGAGCGGCGACCCCGCGACCGCGCTGCGCCTGGCGGACGCCGGTCTGGCCCTCGCGCCCCGGGACCCCGGTCTGCTGGCGGCCCGCGCCAAGGCCCACGCGGCCCGGGGGGAGTTCCGGCAGGCGGTCGCCGACTACACCACGGCGGTCGCGGCGGCCCCGCTGCCGCAGTACCTCCTGGAACTCGGCGAACTCCAGCAGTCCCTCGGCCACCGCGACGAGGCCGAGGGCCAGTACGCGGTCCTGCGCGCCCAGGAAACACTCAGCCGGGCGGGCCGCGCCCCGGCGGACGTCGACGCGATCCTGTTCGAAGCCGACCACGGTGACCCCCGGCGGGCCGTGACCATGGCCGAAGCCGCCGTACGGGAGCGGCCGTTCATCGCCGTACAGGACGCGTACGCCTGGGCGCTGCACCGCGCCGGACGCGACGAGCAGGCCCTCGTACCGGCGGACCGGTCTCTCGCGCTCGGCACCCACAGCGCGCTTTTCCTGTACCACCGCGGCGCCATCCACCAGGCACTCGGTGACACCGCCGCCGCCCGGCGCGATCTCCGGCGGGCGCTGGCCATCGACCCCTCCTTCCATCCGCTGCACGCCCCCGCGGCGCGCGCGGCGGTCCGGCGAATCGACGACACCCCATGA
- a CDS encoding HoxN/HupN/NixA family nickel/cobalt transporter, whose amino-acid sequence MNLSTRRRLVAVPLTAALLTPFALLAAAPPAAAHPLGNFTVNYATHFTLRPHAVEAEIVVDRAEIAAAQERPLIDRDHDGSLGADERGAYADKACATLAGQLAADVGGVRIRWNRGAGGLTFRTGEAGLRTSRLTCRLDADAPLSSPADIRVVTHYDTRRIGWREITADGEGVTLTASSVPAVSATDRLRHYPRNPLAAPLDQRGAELRTAPGQGPTAGPGARIVPSGVPGAGVVTALLDKVSDRFDALIGSRELTLPVGLLALLLAVVLGASHAAMPGHGKTIMAAYLAGRRGTPRDAVTVGATVTLTHTAGVLALGLALPLATHLAGEAVLAWLGVVSGLLVTAIGCQLLRSAVRGDQREHHHGHGQGHGHGHGHHHPHGEHGHSHHPLPVLPPSRHTPTSGTTVVLTKPATALQHDHDHDHHHHSPTPSRGRRWSLVGVGIAGGLVPSPSALVVLLGAVALGRTAFGVLLVIGYGLGMAATLTLAGLLLVHLRDRIGTRTAQRASARLKALARIGPAATSALVLLVGIGLTARAVTGM is encoded by the coding sequence ATGAACCTCAGCACCCGCCGGCGCCTGGTCGCCGTCCCGCTCACCGCCGCTCTGCTCACCCCGTTCGCCCTGCTGGCCGCCGCACCACCGGCGGCCGCGCACCCCCTGGGCAACTTCACAGTCAACTACGCCACCCACTTCACCCTCCGCCCGCACGCGGTCGAGGCGGAGATCGTGGTGGACCGCGCAGAGATCGCGGCGGCGCAGGAGCGCCCGCTCATCGACCGGGACCACGACGGTTCCCTCGGCGCCGATGAGCGGGGGGCGTACGCGGACAAGGCATGTGCCACGCTCGCCGGGCAACTGGCCGCCGACGTGGGCGGTGTGCGCATCCGGTGGAACCGGGGCGCGGGCGGCCTGACCTTCCGTACGGGCGAGGCGGGGCTCAGGACCAGCCGACTGACCTGCCGGCTCGACGCCGACGCGCCCCTCAGCTCGCCGGCCGACATCCGTGTCGTCACCCACTACGACACCCGGCGTATCGGTTGGCGCGAGATCACCGCCGACGGCGAGGGCGTCACCCTCACCGCCTCCTCCGTCCCGGCGGTCTCAGCCACCGACCGGCTCCGTCACTACCCCCGAAACCCGCTCGCCGCGCCGCTCGACCAGCGCGGTGCCGAACTGCGGACAGCCCCGGGGCAGGGGCCGACGGCCGGGCCCGGGGCCCGGATCGTGCCGTCCGGCGTGCCCGGAGCGGGCGTCGTCACGGCCCTGCTCGACAAGGTCTCCGACCGCTTCGACGCTCTCATCGGCAGCCGCGAACTGACCCTTCCCGTCGGCCTGCTCGCCCTGCTCCTCGCCGTGGTCCTCGGCGCCTCCCACGCGGCGATGCCCGGCCACGGAAAGACGATCATGGCCGCTTATCTGGCCGGCCGCCGGGGCACCCCTCGCGACGCCGTCACCGTCGGCGCCACCGTCACCCTCACCCACACGGCCGGCGTCCTCGCCCTCGGCCTCGCCCTCCCGCTCGCCACCCACCTCGCCGGGGAGGCCGTCCTCGCGTGGCTCGGCGTGGTCAGCGGCCTTCTCGTCACCGCCATCGGCTGCCAACTCCTGCGCTCAGCCGTCCGAGGCGACCAGCGCGAGCACCACCACGGGCATGGGCAGGGGCATGGACACGGGCACGGGCATCACCACCCCCATGGAGAGCACGGGCACAGCCACCACCCGCTGCCTGTCCTGCCGCCCTCACGCCACACACCCACCAGCGGCACCACCGTCGTCCTGACCAAACCGGCCACCGCGCTCCAGCACGATCACGACCACGACCATCATCACCACTCCCCCACTCCGTCCCGGGGAAGGCGCTGGTCCCTGGTCGGGGTCGGCATCGCGGGCGGTCTCGTACCCAGCCCGTCGGCCCTGGTCGTTCTCCTCGGCGCCGTGGCACTCGGCCGGACGGCCTTCGGCGTCCTCCTCGTCATCGGCTACGGCCTCGGCATGGCCGCCACCCTCACCCTGGCCGGACTCCTCCTCGTACACCTGCGCGACCGCATCGGCACCCGTACCGCGCAGAGGGCCTCCGCCCGGCTGAAGGCGCTCGCGCGCATCGGCCCCGCCGCCACCTCGGCCCTCGTGCTCCTTGTCGGGATCGGCCTCACCGCCCGGGCCGTCACCGGCATGTGA
- a CDS encoding maleylpyruvate isomerase family mycothiol-dependent enzyme, translated as MTDHAALLARQDDHFASFARTLTDDEWHRPSLCAGWTNRDVLAHLVLGLRLPLSRLLVALGSHRASFDSANADLSRRHGHRHTPAELLDAFDRARVRPRGIGRLLPAPLMLGDHTVHHLDIALALGRPARTAPEVANAVLKIETTVPNPFIPARARARGLTLRTTDTDWHHPGDRNLDVAGTAEHLISVLAGRRHALPRLTGGGTTTLRTRL; from the coding sequence GTGACCGACCACGCCGCGCTCCTCGCCCGCCAGGACGACCACTTCGCCTCGTTCGCCCGCACCCTCACCGATGACGAGTGGCACCGCCCCAGCCTGTGCGCCGGGTGGACCAACCGGGACGTCCTCGCCCATCTCGTCCTCGGACTGCGGCTTCCGCTGTCACGGCTGCTCGTCGCCCTGGGCAGCCACCGCGCGTCCTTCGACAGCGCCAACGCGGACCTCTCCCGCCGCCACGGCCACCGTCACACCCCGGCCGAACTCCTCGACGCCTTCGACCGGGCCCGCGTGCGGCCCCGGGGCATCGGACGACTCCTGCCCGCCCCGCTCATGCTCGGCGACCACACCGTCCACCACCTCGACATCGCCCTTGCCCTCGGCCGCCCGGCCCGTACCGCTCCCGAAGTCGCCAACGCCGTCCTGAAGATCGAGACGACCGTTCCCAACCCGTTCATTCCGGCCCGCGCACGGGCCCGCGGCCTCACCCTCCGTACCACCGACACCGACTGGCACCACCCCGGCGATCGGAACCTCGACGTCGCCGGCACGGCCGAGCACCTCATCTCCGTCCTCGCCGGCCGGCGTCACGCCCTGCCCCGGCTCACCGGTGGTGGCACCACCACCCTGCGGACCCGTTTGTGA
- a CDS encoding TetR/AcrR family transcriptional regulator C-terminal domain-containing protein: MTLYNYVKDREALEELVVDAFAAQVDLREPTDDWAADTRAAATALWHAVRAHPAAVPLVLTRRTSGPAALAPAEVLASALTRSGLGGADLLAAFRAVMAFVMGLAQAELAGPLAPEGAATAEARRVGALAEGTLPALSRLAAVSAGHADEEFDRGLALILGGIRQAAASERA, encoded by the coding sequence ATGACGCTCTACAACTACGTCAAGGACCGCGAGGCACTGGAGGAACTCGTGGTCGACGCCTTCGCCGCCCAGGTGGACCTGCGGGAACCCACCGACGACTGGGCCGCCGACACGCGGGCCGCCGCGACCGCCCTGTGGCACGCGGTCCGGGCGCACCCGGCCGCCGTACCGCTCGTCCTCACACGCCGCACGTCCGGCCCGGCGGCTCTGGCCCCGGCGGAGGTCCTGGCGTCCGCCCTCACCCGCTCGGGCCTGGGCGGCGCGGATCTGCTCGCCGCCTTCCGCGCCGTCATGGCCTTCGTGATGGGCCTCGCCCAGGCCGAACTCGCGGGCCCCCTGGCCCCGGAGGGCGCCGCGACCGCCGAGGCACGGCGCGTCGGCGCCCTCGCCGAGGGCACCCTCCCGGCCCTCTCCCGACTCGCCGCCGTCAGCGCCGGCCACGCGGACGAGGAGTTCGACCGAGGCCTCGCACTCATCCTCGGGGGCATCCGGCAGGCCGCGGCGAGCGAGCGAGCCTGA
- a CDS encoding SDR family oxidoreductase, with translation MYTVPDQTGKTVVVTGANSGTGEEAARRLAAAGAHVVMAVRTLAKGERARDGILARDPRASLEVRRIDLADLASVKEFADGILADGRLDLLVNNAGVMAPPSRMATADGFELQFGSNFLGPFALTVRLLPLLLAAPAPRVVTMSSGTASYGSIAFDDLQWERRRYSANRSYAQSKLADLMFARHLAVLARERGWNLLSAAAHPGFTRTNLQSAGASLGRDRPKRSLLNSLPFLPSQGVEQGAEPLLFAATDPDAAAGAYYGPGGRFDLVGPTAPARIPRQALDDASAARLWMEAERLTGVSLPALADPRGAARPPHTADGLPSGIADPSGIANPGVQA, from the coding sequence ATGTACACCGTTCCCGACCAGACCGGAAAGACCGTCGTTGTCACGGGCGCCAACAGCGGCACCGGCGAAGAGGCCGCCCGCCGGCTCGCCGCCGCCGGAGCGCACGTCGTCATGGCCGTACGCACCCTCGCGAAAGGCGAGCGCGCCCGCGACGGGATCCTGGCGCGGGACCCGCGAGCCAGTCTTGAGGTGCGCCGGATCGACCTCGCGGACCTGGCGTCGGTGAAGGAGTTCGCCGACGGCATCCTCGCCGACGGCCGGCTGGACCTGCTGGTCAACAACGCCGGCGTGATGGCGCCCCCGTCGCGCATGGCCACGGCCGACGGCTTCGAGCTCCAGTTCGGCAGCAACTTCCTCGGCCCGTTCGCCCTCACCGTGCGCCTGCTTCCCCTTCTGCTGGCCGCCCCCGCGCCGCGAGTGGTGACCATGAGCAGCGGTACCGCGTCGTACGGCAGCATCGCCTTCGACGACCTCCAGTGGGAGCGGCGGCGCTACAGCGCCAACCGTTCCTACGCGCAGTCCAAGCTCGCCGACCTCATGTTCGCCCGCCACCTGGCCGTCCTCGCCCGGGAGCGCGGCTGGAACCTGCTGAGCGCGGCCGCGCATCCCGGCTTCACCCGTACCAACCTCCAGAGCGCGGGGGCGAGTCTGGGCCGGGACAGGCCCAAGCGCTCGCTGCTCAACAGCCTGCCCTTCCTGCCTTCGCAGGGGGTCGAACAGGGCGCTGAACCACTGCTGTTCGCCGCGACCGACCCCGACGCGGCCGCAGGTGCCTACTACGGTCCTGGCGGCCGGTTCGACCTGGTGGGGCCGACCGCCCCCGCCCGTATCCCGCGCCAGGCTCTCGATGACGCGAGCGCCGCGCGCTTGTGGATGGAGGCGGAACGCCTGACGGGTGTCTCTCTCCCGGCCCTGGCGGATCCTCGCGGCGCCGCCCGGCCGCCGCACACCGCCGACGGGCTTCCGTCCGGCATTGCCGACCCGTCCGGCATTGCCAACCCAGGGGTGCAAGCCTAG
- a CDS encoding TetR/AcrR family transcriptional regulator: MASNPPPAPLQGFQRARNEEQRAQRRRLILETAAAMLAEMPVAEVSLNELSRRVGLAKSNVLRYFESREAVLLELLHTASQEWLEHLDDALGRAVDSHADVVGRGRAVAATLAATLAARPVLCDLLSAQAAVLERNVSARVAAAYKRAAIGDVETLAGLIGGRLPEMGAADALRFAAAAVMMTGTIWAHAHPSAAMLAAYEAEPALAAMRLDFTDPLHQLLETLLAGLLAKWG, translated from the coding sequence ATGGCCTCGAACCCACCCCCGGCACCGCTTCAGGGCTTCCAGCGCGCACGCAACGAGGAGCAGCGCGCCCAGCGCCGTCGGCTCATCCTGGAGACCGCGGCGGCGATGCTGGCGGAGATGCCGGTGGCGGAGGTGAGCCTCAACGAACTGAGCCGCCGCGTGGGCCTCGCGAAGTCCAACGTGCTGCGCTACTTCGAGTCTCGCGAGGCCGTGCTGCTGGAACTGCTCCACACCGCCTCGCAGGAATGGCTGGAGCACCTGGACGACGCGCTCGGCCGCGCGGTGGACTCACACGCGGATGTCGTCGGGCGCGGCCGAGCGGTGGCCGCCACGCTGGCGGCGACCCTGGCGGCCCGCCCCGTACTGTGCGATCTGCTGAGCGCCCAGGCGGCGGTGCTGGAACGCAACGTGTCGGCGCGTGTGGCCGCCGCGTACAAACGTGCCGCCATCGGCGACGTCGAGACCCTCGCGGGCCTGATCGGCGGGCGGCTGCCCGAAATGGGGGCGGCCGACGCCCTGCGCTTCGCCGCCGCGGCCGTGATGATGACCGGCACGATCTGGGCTCACGCGCATCCTTCGGCCGCCATGCTCGCCGCCTACGAAGCCGAACCGGCGCTGGCCGCGATGCGCCTGGACTTCACGGATCCGCTCCACCAGCTCCTCGAAACACTGCTCGCCGGCCTACTGGCCAAGTGGGGCTGA
- a CDS encoding CDP-diacylglycerol diphosphatase produces MYDDKTSNELPRRRFVAFSGGLGAATFLTGVEAAAGRTASAAAPVHADPVPDTCPTPPPGGTPTCPPAQLQPLCGSPSDNDPLWRDVQYCTQGKPLPPGQNPPACLKVTPDYVVLNGRPSSRHNFLLTPSCRITGIECPFIETSGAPNYWNDAWENARSGGSVPVQYPNIGLGINSQSARFLNQLHIHMAGVRASTQRRLQELEMMGRMATNPAQWDAVQYRVPVTGSDGTGDRTYRALRLPSLGMNLFAQLQQYVVKPNGLNMANQTLIVVPKMTATGFAGAFYILNSDPSLHDGTNTCDHLLVYS; encoded by the coding sequence ATGTATGACGACAAGACCTCGAACGAGCTGCCTCGGCGTCGGTTCGTGGCGTTCTCCGGCGGCCTCGGTGCGGCGACGTTCCTGACCGGCGTGGAGGCGGCGGCCGGACGCACCGCTTCGGCAGCCGCCCCGGTGCACGCGGACCCTGTCCCCGACACGTGCCCCACTCCGCCTCCCGGGGGAACCCCGACCTGCCCCCCTGCTCAGCTCCAGCCCCTCTGCGGCAGCCCTTCCGACAACGATCCGCTGTGGCGGGACGTCCAGTACTGCACGCAGGGAAAACCCCTGCCCCCTGGGCAGAACCCTCCCGCCTGCTTGAAGGTGACCCCGGACTACGTCGTCCTGAACGGCAGGCCGTCGAGCCGGCACAACTTTCTCCTGACCCCCAGCTGTCGCATCACCGGTATCGAATGCCCGTTCATCGAGACCTCCGGCGCGCCGAATTACTGGAACGACGCATGGGAGAACGCCCGGAGCGGGGGGAGCGTCCCCGTGCAATATCCCAATATCGGTCTGGGGATCAACTCGCAGAGCGCCCGGTTTCTGAACCAGTTGCACATTCACATGGCCGGCGTCCGGGCGAGCACGCAACGACGGCTACAGGAACTGGAGATGATGGGACGCATGGCCACCAACCCCGCGCAATGGGACGCCGTGCAGTACCGGGTACCGGTCACGGGCTCGGACGGGACGGGGGACCGTACGTACCGGGCCCTCAGGCTGCCCAGCCTCGGAATGAATCTCTTCGCGCAGTTGCAACAGTACGTGGTGAAGCCGAACGGACTGAACATGGCGAACCAGACGCTGATCGTGGTGCCGAAGATGACGGCCACGGGATTCGCCGGGGCTTTCTACATCCTGAACAGCGACCCTTCGCTCCACGACGGCACGAATACGTGTGACCACCTTCTCGTGTACAGCTGA
- a CDS encoding TetR/AcrR family transcriptional regulator: MSAKPERQRPERTFIESARRAQIVTAAIETIAEVGYTKTSFAKIAKRARLSSTGMISYHFAGKEDLVGAVTEEVMRVATEFMQPRIRAAQGYTGMLRAYIEANVELLAHHPVHLRALLEILNNARNAAGEPVVDATTISRIGLLTAHLRDGQRAGEFAGFFDPGLMATAVSGAIDAVITSRPPGLDPAACGRELADTFARATRPCSENPDDPKDT; the protein is encoded by the coding sequence GTGAGTGCAAAACCAGAGCGGCAGAGACCGGAACGAACATTCATCGAGTCGGCGCGGCGGGCCCAGATCGTGACCGCCGCGATCGAGACCATCGCCGAAGTCGGCTATACGAAGACGTCGTTCGCCAAGATCGCCAAACGGGCGCGGCTGAGCAGCACCGGGATGATCTCGTACCACTTCGCGGGCAAGGAGGACCTGGTCGGCGCGGTGACCGAAGAAGTCATGCGGGTCGCCACCGAGTTCATGCAGCCCAGGATCCGCGCGGCGCAGGGGTACACGGGGATGCTGCGGGCCTACATCGAGGCCAATGTCGAGCTGCTGGCGCATCATCCGGTGCACCTGCGGGCGCTGCTGGAGATTCTCAACAACGCGCGGAACGCGGCCGGCGAACCCGTGGTCGACGCCACCACGATCTCCCGGATCGGGTTGTTGACCGCGCATCTGCGGGACGGGCAAAGGGCCGGGGAGTTCGCCGGCTTCTTCGACCCCGGCCTCATGGCCACCGCCGTCTCGGGGGCGATCGACGCCGTCATCACCAGCCGTCCGCCCGGGCTCGACCCGGCGGCCTGCGGGCGCGAACTGGCGGACACCTTCGCCCGCGCCACCCGGCCCTGCTCCGAGAACCCCGACGATCCGAAGGACACGTGA
- a CDS encoding VC0807 family protein, which produces MTRNLTDKHAQDAAADRRAGVRRLVRANILSVVVDLLLPMALYYGLRGAGTGQWWALMASTAATLPRAGYQLIRQRKTDLVALFSVSVIVFSLAIGTLTGSPRALAVREGWVHALLGLFGLWMIITVFTGRPALMVIGRTIAVTKTGEAGARAWTRRWDDEPRFRTGIQVLTAVWGTALFLDTVLTMVLTYLLPIDLIEVVTQGQWYVVLAGLLAFHLVHTKRLDLRA; this is translated from the coding sequence GTGACAAGGAACCTCACCGACAAACACGCTCAGGACGCCGCGGCGGATCGGCGTGCGGGCGTACGACGGCTGGTCCGGGCGAACATCCTGTCCGTCGTCGTCGACCTCCTGCTGCCGATGGCCCTCTACTACGGGCTGCGCGGCGCCGGGACCGGCCAGTGGTGGGCCCTGATGGCCAGCACCGCGGCCACCTTGCCGCGAGCCGGATACCAACTGATACGGCAACGGAAGACCGATCTGGTGGCGCTGTTCAGCGTCAGCGTCATCGTCTTCAGCCTGGCCATCGGGACCCTGACCGGCAGCCCGCGGGCGCTGGCAGTACGCGAGGGGTGGGTGCACGCGCTGCTCGGGCTCTTCGGACTGTGGATGATCATCACCGTCTTCACCGGCCGCCCCGCGCTGATGGTGATCGGCCGGACGATCGCCGTCACCAAGACCGGCGAGGCCGGGGCGCGGGCCTGGACGCGGCGGTGGGACGACGAGCCCCGCTTCCGTACCGGCATCCAGGTGCTGACCGCGGTCTGGGGGACGGCGCTGTTCCTGGACACCGTCCTGACGATGGTACTGACCTACCTGCTGCCGATCGATCTGATCGAGGTGGTCACCCAGGGCCAGTGGTACGTGGTGCTGGCCGGCCTGCTCGCCTTCCAT